A DNA window from Vibrio cidicii contains the following coding sequences:
- the dnaJ gene encoding molecular chaperone DnaJ has protein sequence MSKRDFYEVLGVGRDASERDIKKAYKRLAMKFHPDRNQGDDSASDKFKEVKEAYEILTDPQKKAAYDQYGHAAFEQGGGGFGGGGFGGGGADFGDIFGDVFGDIFGGGRRGGGPRAQRGADLRYNMELSLEEAVRGVSKEIEVPTLVHCDSCDGSGAKKGTSAETCGTCHGHGQVQMRQGFFAVQQTCPTCHGKGKIIKDPCNVCHGQGRKHKKKTLNVKIPAGVDTGDRIRLSGEGEAGEMGAPAGDLYVQVHVKEHHIFERDGNNLYCEVPVSFAMAALGGEVEVPTLDGRVSLKVPSETQTGRMFRMRGKGVKGVRGGAIGDLIVKLVVETPVNLSARQKELLKEFEESCGGEAATKHKPKSEGFFNGVKKFFDDLTS, from the coding sequence ATGTCAAAACGTGATTTTTACGAAGTATTAGGCGTTGGCCGTGATGCCTCTGAACGCGACATCAAAAAGGCGTATAAGCGTCTGGCGATGAAATTCCATCCAGACCGTAACCAGGGTGACGATTCAGCGTCGGATAAGTTTAAAGAAGTAAAAGAAGCGTACGAGATTCTGACCGATCCGCAGAAGAAAGCGGCGTATGACCAGTATGGTCATGCTGCCTTTGAGCAAGGTGGCGGCGGCTTCGGCGGCGGTGGTTTTGGCGGCGGCGGCGCGGATTTTGGCGACATCTTTGGCGACGTGTTTGGTGACATCTTCGGCGGTGGTCGCCGTGGTGGTGGTCCTCGTGCTCAACGTGGTGCCGATCTGCGTTACAACATGGAGTTGTCCCTAGAGGAAGCGGTGCGTGGCGTTTCAAAAGAGATCGAAGTACCTACTTTGGTGCACTGTGACTCGTGTGACGGCAGCGGTGCGAAGAAAGGCACTTCGGCAGAGACCTGTGGGACTTGTCATGGCCACGGCCAAGTGCAAATGCGTCAAGGCTTCTTTGCTGTGCAGCAAACCTGTCCTACCTGTCATGGTAAAGGCAAGATCATCAAAGACCCATGTAATGTTTGCCACGGCCAAGGTCGCAAGCACAAGAAGAAAACGCTCAATGTGAAAATTCCTGCCGGGGTCGACACCGGCGATCGTATCCGTCTCTCTGGCGAAGGCGAAGCGGGAGAAATGGGTGCGCCAGCAGGGGATTTGTATGTACAAGTTCATGTCAAAGAGCACCATATCTTTGAACGTGATGGCAACAACCTTTACTGTGAAGTGCCAGTGAGCTTTGCGATGGCGGCATTGGGTGGCGAAGTAGAAGTACCGACACTTGACGGTCGCGTGAGCTTAAAAGTGCCAAGCGAAACGCAAACAGGGCGTATGTTCCGCATGCGCGGCAAAGGCGTTAAAGGTGTTCGTGGCGGTGCCATCGGCGATCTGATTGTTAAGCTTGTGGTTGAAACGCCAGTCAACCTCAGTGCTCGTCAAAAAGAGCTTTTGAAAGAGTTTGAGGAATCTTGCGGCGGCGAAGCAGCGACTAAGCATAAGCCAAAATCGGAAGGTTTCTTTAACGGCGTGAAGAAGTTCTTCGACGATCTCACGAGCTAG
- a CDS encoding type IV pilin protein: MEMIRKILCKKRVIRHKGMTLIELMIAVVIIGILTAISYPAYTSYVIKTHRHQVMADLTKIQLYLEDKRTTSGSYDFTIISGGTCSFCDNDIERYILSIDSSGTGMDSYVLKAVPQETRGQNDDACGILSLNAAGVGKAAKAGNTVSGCW, translated from the coding sequence ATGGAAATGATTCGAAAAATTCTATGTAAGAAAAGAGTTATACGACATAAAGGGATGACTTTGATCGAATTAATGATTGCTGTCGTCATCATCGGTATTCTCACTGCGATAAGCTATCCCGCCTACACAAGTTATGTGATCAAAACTCATCGCCACCAAGTCATGGCAGATTTAACTAAAATTCAACTGTACCTTGAAGATAAACGAACAACTTCAGGAAGTTATGACTTCACGATCATCTCTGGTGGTACTTGCTCCTTTTGTGATAATGACATAGAACGTTACATTCTCAGCATTGATAGTTCAGGTACTGGAATGGATAGCTATGTGCTCAAAGCTGTACCTCAAGAAACAAGAGGGCAAAACGACGACGCATGTGGAATTTTGAGCTTAAATGCTGCAGGTGTAGGTAAAGCAGCAAAGGCGGGGAACACAGTTAGCGGTTGTTGGTAG
- a CDS encoding GspH/FimT family pseudopilin, with translation MARGFTLLEMLIVVVVMGVLATIAAPSFNTVIDKNRVFRVTSDIQHFLMNAKSEAVMRNTDLWVHFAKSSDDKWELSLRANNTAVGYGNGQSGAIAYLDGNNYPSVTVSASASTIRFEGINGKPLESKNIKVNRGVNMLTKVMTHVGAGRIRVCEEAGRGYGYPNCPHL, from the coding sequence ATGGCTCGCGGGTTTACTCTGTTAGAGATGCTAATTGTGGTTGTAGTGATGGGAGTCCTTGCAACGATTGCAGCTCCTTCATTCAACACAGTCATAGACAAGAATCGAGTCTTTCGAGTGACTTCAGATATTCAGCATTTTTTGATGAATGCTAAATCAGAAGCGGTCATGAGAAATACGGATTTATGGGTTCATTTTGCCAAATCTTCAGATGACAAATGGGAACTATCACTGCGAGCGAATAATACAGCTGTTGGCTACGGTAACGGCCAGAGTGGCGCTATTGCTTATCTCGATGGTAACAATTATCCCAGCGTTACAGTTAGTGCTTCAGCTTCGACCATTCGCTTTGAAGGGATAAATGGTAAGCCTTTGGAAAGTAAAAATATAAAGGTTAATCGTGGCGTTAATATGTTGACAAAAGTAATGACTCACGTAGGTGCTGGACGTATTCGAGTATGCGAAGAAGCTGGGAGAGGTTATGGCTATCCAAATTGCCCGCATTTATAG
- a CDS encoding AbgT family transporter, giving the protein MSNQAVNQAPSPKPSGMDRFLNFIERAGNKIPDPAILFFWALIITWAASALLSNVTFDIPNPRTGEALAINNLLTGESLASFLANMVKTFTGFAPLGIVLVAMLGVGVADSSGFITTGLKKMLNFTPAKLLTPMLILVAIVSHTAADAGYVLVIPLGGIIFHAAGRHPLAGIAAAFAGVSGGFSANFIPSGIDPLLAGFTQTAAQVLDPQYVVNPLANIFFTGLSSVLIVAIGWYVTEKIIEPRLQKMPVDVDAEEAPDLGSFTDIESKAFRYAGWAMLAGIALLVVALLPENSALRSPEGEITAFSAPIMKSIVPLIFILFIIPGYVYGKVSGTFKTSNDIIKAMADTMSTMGAYIVMSFFCAQFLAAFAQSNLGTMLALYGAEGLKAMNLPGEATIVGMILLTASVNLLIGSASAKWALIGPILVPMLMAVGISPELSQAAYRVGDSVSNIISPLMVFFPLVVVYCQRYVKATGIGTLASLMMPFSIAMLIGWTLFLLAYWALGIPLGIQAPYTYSM; this is encoded by the coding sequence ATGAGTAACCAAGCAGTAAATCAAGCGCCCTCTCCGAAGCCGAGCGGAATGGACCGTTTTCTAAACTTTATTGAGCGGGCGGGGAACAAAATTCCAGATCCCGCTATTTTGTTCTTCTGGGCATTAATCATCACGTGGGCCGCGTCTGCTCTGTTGTCGAATGTGACGTTTGACATTCCCAACCCACGCACCGGTGAAGCGCTTGCGATAAACAACCTTCTGACTGGCGAATCTTTAGCAAGTTTCCTCGCAAACATGGTGAAAACTTTCACAGGCTTTGCGCCACTTGGTATTGTGTTGGTGGCGATGCTGGGGGTTGGGGTTGCCGACTCTTCAGGCTTTATCACCACAGGTCTGAAGAAAATGCTCAACTTCACCCCTGCGAAATTGCTCACACCAATGCTGATTTTGGTTGCGATCGTATCGCACACCGCAGCGGACGCAGGCTATGTACTGGTGATTCCACTGGGCGGGATTATCTTCCATGCAGCGGGTCGCCATCCTCTGGCGGGCATTGCGGCGGCGTTTGCTGGCGTATCCGGCGGTTTCTCTGCCAACTTTATTCCTTCTGGTATCGATCCTCTGTTGGCTGGCTTTACTCAGACCGCTGCGCAAGTACTTGATCCTCAATATGTGGTTAACCCTCTGGCCAATATATTCTTCACCGGTCTCTCCTCAGTTCTTATTGTCGCGATTGGCTGGTATGTGACCGAGAAGATCATCGAACCACGCTTGCAGAAAATGCCTGTAGACGTGGATGCTGAAGAAGCACCTGATCTCGGTTCCTTTACTGACATCGAGTCGAAAGCTTTCCGTTACGCGGGCTGGGCGATGTTGGCTGGCATTGCGCTTTTAGTGGTGGCGTTGCTGCCAGAGAACTCGGCTCTGCGTTCGCCAGAAGGGGAAATCACCGCTTTTTCTGCGCCGATCATGAAATCGATTGTGCCACTGATTTTTATCCTATTTATTATTCCGGGCTATGTGTACGGCAAAGTGTCGGGCACATTTAAAACCAGTAATGACATCATTAAAGCGATGGCGGATACCATGTCGACCATGGGCGCTTATATCGTCATGTCATTCTTCTGCGCTCAGTTTCTTGCTGCGTTTGCACAATCCAATTTGGGTACCATGCTGGCGCTTTACGGCGCAGAAGGGCTTAAAGCGATGAACTTGCCCGGTGAAGCGACTATTGTTGGCATGATCTTGTTAACCGCTTCAGTTAACTTGTTGATTGGCTCTGCGTCTGCCAAATGGGCGTTGATCGGCCCGATCCTAGTGCCAATGCTAATGGCAGTGGGGATTTCTCCTGAGCTGTCTCAGGCGGCGTACCGCGTGGGCGACTCTGTGTCCAACATCATTTCACCGTTGATGGTGTTCTTCCCGCTGGTGGTGGTGTACTGCCAACGTTACGTGAAAGCGACGGGGATCGGCACACTGGCGTCGCTGATGATGCCATTCTCGATTGCGATGCTGATTGGCTGGACGTTATTCCTGCTTGCTTACTGGGCATTGGGCATTCCGCTTGGTATTCAGGCGCCATACACCTACAGCATGTAA
- the fghA gene encoding S-formylglutathione hydrolase has product MSLTNLTQAKVFDGWHKQYQHHSDVLSCDMRFAIYLPPQATAGTPVPVLYWLSGLTCTDENFMQKAAAFQKAAELGIAIVAPDTSPRGEHVPDDPDGAYDFGLGAGFYLNATQEPWKANYQMYSYIVDELPALIETHFPVSTRKAISGHSMGGHGALTIGAKNQNHYTSISAFSPICHPMAVPWGQKAFRHYLGDDKSAWEHYDAVELFKSHLVRTPILIDQGEADSFLQEQLQPETLMSVAKERDIDITLRMHPGYDHSYFFIQSFIADHLAFHAKYLKAD; this is encoded by the coding sequence ATGAGTTTAACCAATCTTACTCAGGCCAAAGTGTTTGATGGCTGGCACAAACAGTATCAGCATCATTCGGACGTGTTGAGCTGCGACATGCGCTTTGCGATTTATCTGCCGCCTCAAGCCACCGCGGGCACACCAGTCCCCGTATTGTACTGGTTGTCCGGGCTGACCTGCACCGATGAAAACTTCATGCAAAAAGCCGCCGCGTTTCAAAAAGCGGCTGAACTCGGCATTGCGATTGTCGCACCGGACACCAGTCCCCGTGGCGAGCACGTACCGGATGATCCCGACGGTGCGTACGATTTCGGCTTGGGTGCTGGTTTTTACCTTAATGCGACGCAGGAGCCATGGAAAGCCAACTATCAGATGTACAGTTACATCGTTGATGAATTACCAGCGCTTATCGAAACCCATTTTCCGGTCAGCACGCGTAAGGCGATTTCCGGCCACAGTATGGGCGGCCACGGCGCATTGACCATTGGTGCGAAAAACCAGAACCACTACACCTCAATTTCTGCCTTCAGCCCTATCTGCCATCCGATGGCAGTGCCATGGGGTCAGAAAGCGTTTCGCCATTATCTGGGCGACGACAAATCGGCCTGGGAACACTACGACGCGGTCGAACTGTTTAAATCGCACTTGGTGCGCACCCCCATTCTGATTGATCAGGGCGAAGCGGATAGCTTCCTGCAAGAGCAGCTCCAGCCGGAAACACTGATGAGCGTCGCTAAAGAGAGGGATATTGATATCACGCTGAGAATGCATCCTGGTTATGACCACAGCTACTTCTTTATTCAAAGCTTTATTGCCGATCATTTGGCGTTTCACGCGAAGTACCTCAAAGCCGACTAA
- a CDS encoding S-(hydroxymethyl)glutathione dehydrogenase/class III alcohol dehydrogenase — translation MSQDKFIKSRAAVAWGPNQPLKIEEVDVMLPRKGEVLVRIVASGVCHTDAFTLSGDDPEGVFPAILGHEGGGIVEMVGEGVTSVEVGDHVIPLYTAECGECKFCKSGKTNLCSAVRATQGKGLMPDGTTRFYKDGEPIFHYMGCSTFSEYTVLPEISLAKVNKEAPLEEICLLGCGVTTGMGAVMNTAKVKKGDTVAIFGLGGIGLSAIIGARMVGASRIIGIDINEKKFELAKQLGATDCINPQKFDKPIQDVIIEMTDGGVDFSFECIGNVNVMRQALECCHKGWGESVIIGVAGAGQEISTRPFQLVTGRVWRGSAFGGVKGRSQLPGIVEQYLAGEFGLQEFITHTMPLDEINQAFELMHSGESIRSVIHFK, via the coding sequence ATGTCTCAAGACAAATTCATTAAATCTCGTGCCGCGGTTGCCTGGGGCCCAAATCAACCACTGAAGATAGAAGAAGTGGACGTTATGCTGCCACGTAAAGGCGAAGTGCTGGTGCGCATCGTCGCATCGGGCGTTTGCCACACGGACGCGTTTACCCTGTCTGGTGATGATCCTGAAGGCGTATTCCCGGCGATCCTTGGCCATGAAGGCGGCGGTATCGTTGAAATGGTTGGTGAAGGCGTCACCAGCGTGGAAGTGGGCGATCACGTCATTCCACTCTACACCGCCGAATGTGGCGAATGTAAGTTCTGTAAATCAGGCAAAACCAACCTGTGTAGCGCCGTGCGTGCCACTCAGGGCAAAGGCTTGATGCCAGACGGCACGACGCGTTTCTACAAAGATGGCGAACCCATTTTCCACTACATGGGCTGTTCGACCTTCTCTGAATACACCGTGCTGCCAGAAATCTCGTTAGCGAAAGTCAACAAAGAAGCACCACTGGAAGAGATCTGTCTGCTGGGTTGTGGCGTGACCACGGGTATGGGCGCAGTCATGAACACCGCCAAAGTGAAAAAAGGCGACACCGTTGCCATCTTTGGTCTGGGTGGTATCGGCTTGTCCGCGATCATCGGCGCTCGAATGGTTGGCGCGAGCCGTATTATTGGTATCGATATCAATGAGAAGAAATTCGAACTGGCGAAACAACTGGGAGCGACCGACTGCATCAACCCACAGAAATTCGATAAGCCGATTCAGGACGTTATCATCGAGATGACTGACGGCGGCGTCGACTTCTCGTTCGAATGTATCGGCAACGTGAACGTGATGCGCCAGGCGCTGGAATGCTGTCACAAAGGTTGGGGCGAATCCGTCATCATTGGTGTTGCGGGCGCAGGTCAGGAGATCTCTACCCGTCCATTCCAGCTGGTGACTGGCCGAGTATGGCGCGGCAGCGCATTTGGCGGCGTGAAAGGTCGTTCACAACTGCCGGGCATTGTTGAACAGTATCTGGCGGGTGAATTTGGTCTGCAGGAGTTCATTACTCACACCATGCCGCTCGACGAGATCAACCAAGCGTTTGAGCTGATGCATTCGGGTGAAAGCATTCGCTCGGTGATCCATTTCAAATAA
- a CDS encoding LysR substrate-binding domain-containing protein: protein MASWEGVSEFVAVAETGSFTQAAKRLVTSVANVSRRIALLEERLGVKLLLRTTRKVSLTEAGQVYYQQCRALLEGLEQAELTVTQMQQTPRGKLKVTAPVTYGEQKIAPLLNDFLLQHPKLELELVLTNQKLDLIEQGVDVAVRLGQLDDSSFIARRLSNRHLYVCATPDYLAQCGTPHTLSELTKHSCLVGTYDHWRFKENQQSRSIRVKGRLSCSSGVVLLDAVLKGMGLAQLPDYYVEEHLLSGRLVEVLPSYRDDREGVWALYPQNRHLSPKVRLLVDYLAQHLSAPAMPL, encoded by the coding sequence ATGGCGAGTTGGGAAGGGGTGAGTGAATTTGTTGCCGTCGCAGAGACAGGCAGTTTTACTCAGGCAGCAAAACGCTTGGTAACCTCGGTGGCGAATGTCAGCCGAAGGATTGCGTTGCTGGAAGAGCGGTTGGGGGTCAAGTTGCTGCTGCGCACGACGCGTAAAGTCTCGCTCACCGAAGCCGGTCAGGTGTATTACCAGCAATGCCGTGCATTGCTGGAGGGGCTGGAGCAGGCTGAGCTGACGGTGACTCAGATGCAACAAACGCCGAGAGGTAAACTGAAAGTGACGGCGCCGGTTACCTACGGCGAACAGAAAATTGCGCCGTTGCTGAACGACTTCTTGCTGCAGCATCCGAAGCTGGAGTTGGAATTGGTTCTGACCAACCAGAAACTGGATTTGATTGAGCAGGGCGTGGATGTCGCGGTGCGTCTTGGTCAGTTGGACGATTCCAGCTTTATTGCCCGCCGCCTGAGTAATCGCCATTTGTATGTCTGTGCAACGCCGGACTATCTTGCCCAATGTGGTACGCCGCACACTCTGTCTGAACTGACTAAACACAGTTGTCTGGTCGGGACATACGATCACTGGCGTTTCAAAGAAAATCAGCAGTCGCGCTCGATTCGTGTCAAAGGACGCCTCAGTTGCAGCAGCGGCGTCGTGCTGTTAGATGCGGTGCTCAAAGGTATGGGGCTGGCGCAACTGCCGGATTATTACGTCGAAGAGCATCTGCTTTCGGGCCGTTTGGTCGAAGTGCTGCCAAGCTATCGTGATGACCGGGAAGGGGTCTGGGCGCTTTATCCGCAAAACCGCCATTTATCGCCGAAAGTGCGTTTGCTGGTGGATTATCTGGCGCAGCATTTATCTGCACCGGCGATGCCGCTATAA
- the tadA gene encoding tRNA adenosine(34) deaminase TadA: MTDTTATFTPEDEHFMRRAMELAQQAEAEGEVPVGALLVKDGEIIAEGWNRSIGACDATAHAEIQVLRKAGATLHNYRLLDTTLYVTLEPCPMCAGALLHSRVKRIVYGAPDLKAGAAGTVMDLFSSQAAYHYATVEKGLLEEECRQQLQAFFQRRRKEIKAQKEASKRDAGQDDGATN; the protein is encoded by the coding sequence ATGACAGATACAACCGCCACTTTTACCCCTGAAGATGAACATTTCATGCGCCGAGCGATGGAACTTGCCCAGCAGGCTGAAGCAGAAGGTGAAGTGCCCGTCGGTGCGTTGCTGGTCAAGGATGGCGAGATCATTGCGGAAGGATGGAACCGTTCCATTGGTGCCTGCGATGCCACTGCGCACGCCGAAATTCAAGTGCTGCGCAAAGCGGGTGCGACGCTGCATAACTATCGTCTGCTCGATACTACCTTGTATGTGACGCTTGAACCGTGTCCTATGTGTGCGGGTGCCTTGCTGCACAGCCGGGTTAAACGCATCGTCTATGGTGCGCCGGATCTCAAAGCCGGTGCGGCAGGCACAGTGATGGATCTGTTCAGCAGTCAGGCTGCGTATCACTATGCCACGGTGGAAAAGGGGTTGTTGGAAGAGGAATGCCGCCAGCAACTGCAGGCGTTTTTTCAACGTCGGCGCAAAGAGATCAAAGCGCAGAAAGAGGCGTCAAAGCGCGATGCTGGGCAAGATGATGGCGCGACTAACTAA
- a CDS encoding DUF3622 domain-containing protein yields the protein MSKNKKFAIRVTEKREGWAAEITRQVTSRKTVVSKRQMGFESEALAQAWAEKELAEFVQNQVVRNERKGQMRKEREAEALSAKIRKAELRRTRDAEMDDEEDDEA from the coding sequence ATGTCGAAAAACAAAAAATTTGCTATCCGCGTAACTGAAAAACGTGAAGGTTGGGCGGCAGAGATCACTCGTCAAGTGACATCTCGTAAGACAGTTGTCTCCAAGCGCCAAATGGGTTTTGAAAGTGAAGCGCTGGCTCAAGCTTGGGCGGAAAAAGAGCTGGCTGAGTTTGTGCAAAACCAAGTTGTTCGTAACGAGCGCAAAGGCCAAATGCGCAAGGAACGTGAAGCGGAAGCGCTAAGCGCGAAAATTCGTAAAGCTGAATTACGCCGCACACGTGACGCTGAAATGGATGACGAAGAAGACGACGAAGCGTAA